A genomic window from Oryctolagus cuniculus chromosome 12, mOryCun1.1, whole genome shotgun sequence includes:
- the CIB2 gene encoding calcium and integrin-binding family member 2 produces MGNKQTIFTEEQLDNYQDCTFFNKKDILKLHARFYELAPNLVPMDYRKSPIVHVPMSLIIQMPELRENPFKERIVEAFSEDGEGNLTFNDFVDMFSVLCESAPRELKANYAFKIYDFNTDNFICKEDLELTLARLTKSELAEDEVVLVCDKVIEEADLDGDGKLGFADFEDMIAKAPDFLSTFHIRI; encoded by the exons GACTGCACATTCTTCAACAAGAAGGACATCCTCAA GCTGCACGCGCGGTTCTACGAGCTGGCCCCCAACCTCGTTCCCATGGACTACAGGAAGAGCCCCATCGTCCACGTGCCCATGAGCCTCATCATCCAGATGCCGGAGCTCCGG GAGAACCCCTTCAAGGAGAGGATCGTGGAGGCCTTCTCGGAGGACGGCGAGGGCAACCTCACCTTCAACGACTTCGTGGACATGTTTTCCGTGCTGTGCGAGTCAGCACCCCGGGAGCTGAAGGCCAACTATGCCTTCAAGATCTACG acTTCAACACCGACAACTTCATCTGCAAGGAGGACCTGGAGCTGACGCTGGCGCGGCTCACCAAGTCGGAGCTGGCCGAGGACGAGGTGGTGCTGGTGTGCGACAAGGTCATCGAGGAGGCCGACCTGGACGGCGACGGCAAGCTGGGCTTCGCCGACTTCGAGGACATGATCGCCAAGGCCCCCGACTTCCTCAG cACCTTCCACATCCGCATCTGA